The sequence below is a genomic window from Tubulanus polymorphus chromosome 1, tnTubPoly1.2, whole genome shotgun sequence.
CAGCGCATACCACTGGCTGAGAGCACTGCAGCTTTTTAACAACCGTATTTAAtagaaattttgataaaaatgtgaACAACACCAGCGAGGACCGGGGGTAATTGTGACAAGACATAATTACATAAATGAACTGGAATTGCGGTCTGATAATTGATGAGAGAATGATTTATGTATGAAGTGTTTTTAATGATACGCGGCTATACGACGCAGTTTGAGAACTGGTTAATTAGACAGCGAGAACTGGTTAATTAGACAGCGGTTAAATAATCATCAGCAGGcaatcatttttcatatgGATACAAGCAGGTGCTTCATGTgacatctctctctctcctctcacctcCCCCCCACGTCTCTCCCTCCTATACCCTCTCTATGAATATTAGCAGGTGCTTCATGTTACATCCCTCTCTGCCTCTCTCGACAGTTCTAACAATGATTTATAACGGATCTTATGTTCCTAATAACGTTCtctttattttgtttattaaGTATACCCATGCAACACTACCTTATACAGTCCTGAAACAGCGAAACATAACttgcatccagttccactgttttgCCGAGTTAAAATTTTTTGACACtttaaaaaccgttacaattcaattgatgtttatatagtttaaaacctAGAATGCGTTGAGTTCTATGTGAATCAATGTGTACTACATCTTCAATATATCGGGGTTAGACTCGTTGCTggtcaattcatttcaatcatcgatatattcaaatccaaaattatttcattgatcccttaggcctatattatataatctatacTATATCATTTATTGTCACAATATAAAGCACTACATGTTTTCAAGGTGTCaacaaactttcaagttaATTTTGTCTAAAGTTTACTATTAGAAATAGGCCTATACTTGAACCCACATGAGCCGCTTTCATTTCACAtgcaaaattccctgactattccctgacatttctttagaaaagaaaatttcctGACTTTCCAGGTTTACAAGTTGCCACCCtgtaatttgaatttgaggACTACCATATGAATAAAACTAGGTGTAGACCATGGGTTACTGGGTTCACTGATACTTGTTCGGGAAACTTCCAGAGCAAGAAACAACAAATCTGGTAACTAgtaaaaaagattcatcattAGAATTCCATCGATGGATCTAAAGTTATTTCTAGAAACATGTGTCGACTATAAACTATTCAGAAGCTACTGACTGGATACAGctggaaaatatttctatttgatgaatgaatgaatgaatgtagtTAGTTGTATGTGTAGAATGCTGGTGAAGAGATGCATGCAGTTCATGGTTCAATGATTTTACaggagccagttgctcaaaagttgagtTAACCAGACTTTAGCAATTGgttcattttcttcaaataagagttaaccagtggatagttgacatagtgctgtgacaatcaaaatatcattgttactatggtatttatgcaCCGGTTATCTTTAGGCCCTAAACATCTTTTGAGAAACTGGCCCCTGACCGATTATTGTTGTTGAAAGACGACTCTCGGGTTTGAAACCCTATTCCCAGCAGATACGGTGGATTTGTGAAtgacaccaaatcaaatcaacatATGAGGTaaaatccctatttcaagagCGGGACTACAGAGCAGTTATTTGGAAATCTTTAATCTGTTTTGTATCAATAAGCACAGTACTAATCATTAAGCTATCATCCCATTTTATGAACTCCATTATTGACATAAAAACTGGATTCTATACTATAGTTTTCCGCCTGCTGATGATGGCTACAGGTATCATCCTCAGTCTCCCTCAACTCAACATCAATTGATGATTCacaaatatattattatcactgTATGTTAAACAGATTAACTTGataaacattgaattgaatgagtCAAGCTTATAAAACTAAAGGTTGATCTATAAACAGCTTACTTCATGAATAAAGAGAATTTCTAATGAGATGAATGTAAAATAAGTAAATTTGATCCTGAACTAACATGAAACTCATGCCTAACATGAAAGGCCTACTGAAACTTAACAGACAGTGACAGTATCCCCAAAGCGGCAAAAACACACAGCAGCAAAATTGGTTAGTTACCTAAGCAGTGGTAAGCTTTTAGAatctgtgaaaatatccgatcgtgaaactaaatcACAGATAGGTTAGTGACTACTGCAAATGTGAGATTTTATCCCAAAGATGGAACATTCGTTTGACAGTAGTACGAAAGTAAAAAACACAGACTATTTAATACATAAATTGAAATGTCTAATTTGTTGTCATTAAAGATACTTATAGAGGAATTAAAGCAATCAACAGCTATTGAAAATAAGTGAAATATTCAACTTACCTGCGTGACCAACGGTACTAAAGTTTGCTCCACGGATTTAGTCCGAATTTCAAGTGAAATTCGGGATTCAAACCGCGGagctgcagctgctgcagcCATTTTGACAACGTTCCCGATCGATATGatggaaataaaaatgagtTCCTGGAAAACGAGAATGTTTTCAGGCGGATTTGTTGACACGGGTTTGGTTTTGAATAGCCCTAATTAACCACGGGCCAAGCACACCCTCGAGTCTATAGAGCGACGTGTCTCGCTTCATTGGGTTTCACACTGGACAGCTGTATGTTTCCGAGAAATGGGGTTAAGCGAGAAGCGGTTCGAACCCCGATTATGCCATTTTTAATAGTTCCAGCCGGCAGCGTAGTGGGGCAGCACCTTACGATCTATTATTGCTGCACAACGATTAGGCCGGCTCCGATCATTACTAATGGGTTCCACTATCCGTGACATCCCAATTCATATTCTCGTCTGACTACTGCGAATCAGTTAAccgattcgaacccgggacgccAGTAATGGCGAGAGCACCTCCAGTCTACCAAATACTTAACAAAACTCATCACTCATTAATAGttataaataaatttattCTCAATACTTCTTTTCTATGAATCAATCACGAAGTAATCAGTAACATAAACATTGAATAATCAGGAACCGACTCTCacagttttaaattgattttgttaATTACCGGCTTCCAAACAACAGAAACTGCCTCATTCAAAGCACAAGTTGGTTTTCCATAATTAAAAAACTCCAGACTAGATAACAATAGAGTTGATAGGTGAATTCTCtctctaaatcatcaattacaAGAGAGATGacaaaaaatataatcataCCCATACAGGtccagaaataatttcaagaaaatctggaaatcaattcaacattatttttttaCCGCAATTTAACATATTGACttttgaaaaacgaaaaaactACAACAGAATGCAGGGTAAAGCATACCAGctaaatatttacaaagaatGATTTCAGCAAGCACACAGCAGCACAACATTAAATAACACAATAACTCTAAACCAATAATAACCACCACAATCAAATACAGAGGTCTTTCACCGAACACGAGGCCTGATGCGCTTTCAAAATTAGTCCATTTATGGAAATTCAAACTGGATTTTTAGGTTCCCAAAccagatattataattcaaacCACAGTCTCTAATCATTTATGTACAACTTTCACAATCGGTATTTATCAGATTTTGCTGATTTGATTTCCACATTCAATACCTGTTAATTCAATCACTATACACAAGTAACATACTTCGCGATAGAATAGATTTATAAATCATATACAGAGATTGATGATCGATCTGATGATGATGGATTGATACTGATAAACATGAGGGGAAGATGACGTTATGATTGAACTCTCAATTGTTATTATCACTACTCGGACTGCTAGAGATATTTCCGGGCGGGTGTTCTTCAAAACCTTCACTCTCCGTAATCAAAGCCCGTTCCAAAATAACGCGTCCCtctttgtaacgttgattttCTTCGGTAGCGAACTCGTAAATCCAACCGAGTTTCGCGTCGCAACTTTTACACAACACGTCGCGCACCATGTGACGTCCGGTGAGCATTACGCGATCCTGAACCTCGCTGTAGTTTAAATTAACGACTCTATTGAACAGAAACGCTCGTCCGGTCGCCCCAGTGAATCGTGTTGAGATCAATTCCGACCGGTTCGTCAACGGAGTGTCACAACTAGCGCACGAGAATAATCGCGATCCTCCGATATGGTTCAAGAATATTCGACCCATATTTGGTGGTGCTGAAAAGGAGGATAACATAGATGgagaaaattaaagaaaagttGAAGAATTTTGATTGACAGAGAATCCAGGATAGGTAAATTTAGATGTGTTCAGTTGTGTTACCTTATAAAAGTTGGCAACAGCAGCACCAAACAGAATTTCACAAAATAACCACTGACAGCCAATCCTATACTTGTCTTCAATATTCTGCGGAGTAATGtggaaataaaatcagttgaatTTAGCTTGATTGACCTCTTTCATTCTCgtcaaaatcaaaacattgcAGATAAACGCATCATTCACATTAATGAAACAGTTTTATGAAATGAAGAGTAATTCTACATTTAGATATATAAGATATCGATGTTTTAAAATAGAGATATCGGTTCTAGAATGTTAAGTTTGATCGCAATAAGAATTTATCCGAGGATTGTTTACTCACAAATGACGTTTGTTGATCAAAACATTGATGACGTCACACGTGCACGTGTTCCTGTCAAAGTTCATCAGTCACTGCGCATGCGTGTATTTTACCTGACACGAAGAATCATCTCACAAGGTGGCGCTAGTATCGCAATATTGCGCTTTATAAAAATGCTGTAAATTCTAATGTTGTTTCACATCTAAAGTTAATATTTCTAGttcttttattttagtttGTATAATTTTGTGTTAGTTCTTTTAATCATCACACGACGGCGCTAGTATCGGTAGTTGTAGTTCCGCCAATGTTCGCACAGTGGCGCTAGTATCGCGGGGCCGAGTTCCGGTTTCTGACGAAGAGTTTGATCGCCGGATTAGCAATTTTCTCGTCGCTTAAAAATCGTTGAGAACTGACgtcaaacagtgaaataaaCGTTTAAACGTCGGAACAATGTTTTCGTGGATTAAATCCGAGGGTAAGAAAGAACCGGAGGTTTATGAGAATGTCGTCGGAGGTTTGGCAAAGCTGTATAAAACTCGACTCCTCCCTTTGGAAGAGTATTACAGATTCCACGATTTTCACTCCCCTGTTCTCGATGACCCTGATTTTTCGGCGAAACCGATGATTTTACTGGTCGGTCAATATTCCACCGGTAAAACTACGTTCATCCGATATTTACTGGAGAGCGATTTCCCGGGAATTCGAATCGGTCCGGAACCGACGACCGATCGATTCATCGCGGTGATGCACAACGACACGGAAGGCGTCGTCCCGGGCAACGCATTGGTCGTCGATCCgaagaaacaattcaaaccgTTAGAATCGTTCGGAAACGCTTTCCTCAATCGGTTCCAATGTTCCCAGCTACCGAACGCCGTTCTGGAGAGCATCTCGATTATCGATACTCCGGGAATTCTCTCCGGAGAGAAACATCGCATCGATCGCGGCTATAATTTCACCGGCGTTCTCGAATGGTTCGCTGAACGAGTCGATCGTATCGTTCTCTTATTCGACGCCCATAAACTCGATATTTCCGACGAGTTTCGACGAAGTATCGAAGCGTTGAAAGGTTACGACGATAAAATACGTATCGTTTTAAACAAAGCGGACGGGATCGATCATCAGCAGTTAATGAGGGTTTACGGAGCGTTGATGTGGTCGCTCGGGAAGGTGCTCAATACGCCCGAGGTCTGTCGCGTTTATATCGGCTCGTTCTGGGATCAACCGTTGATCTACGATTCCAACCGGAAACTGTTCGAATTAGAAGAACACGATTTATTCCATGACCTGCAGAGTTTACCGAGCAACGCGGCTCTTCGCAAATTGAACGATTTGATCAAAAGAGCGAGATTAGCAAAGGTAAAAGAATTTCACGAGTGATTACGTGTCTAAACCATTGTCATTCCGCAGTGGAACCTCGTCAGAACAAACTTCAGAACACTGTtagtttttgatcttaaaatagggattgaccctgtgatttatttgattggtaaatttcgtttgattttttgatttggtgtcccttacaaacccaccacacctgccgggaaagaaacagggggtttgattttgaaatcggaaatcgaagtacaaatatagttgtgtgatcggcggtcgagtttacagaattttttgtttaaatcgaagtacataatttgaaattttcggttccggttcattcaaacaatcatccaagcagtctgaaccggcaagcgactgattggggttaatttagttggctgcctaatttaatacatcaagatttaggaaataactatattacaaggttgaagatcattttgtcaatttttaacatttttttggtcgttttccaCGTGTACACTGTTAGTTTTAACTGATAGTTCACTGTTGTTATTTCTAGTCAGATTGATTTAATCTTTAAACTTGGGATGAGAAATTCTTAGGTCTATCTTTATATTCATGGATTCTGGTTTGTTGTAACccaaggttccactgtaaaaCTTATAAGCGGCTCAATGGTTACTAAGGCAAAactatgattcaaaatctccatttCTTTTGGACTTTTATATTTactgtaaaataaaattgaatctgttgaatttggatttataaaaagaatatatattctatacatgtagttggaaactggatgatctaagctacagttcacccccaaacttcaaatacgagcccctgtgtcCAGCTGTAGAACAATGTGAAATATGATGTTAAATCTGGATTTCATTGTTGGCTTGGGATAAAATTCAAAACCAGTTCTTTCAAAGATATATTTGATAGTATTTTATTACGTCATCATATCATACTGTCATGAATCTCCTCTGACTGGATAAATTCTGATACCAGTATATGGTACTCCCATATCCTATACTGTGGTAACAGGTGTTTTATTGGCTGCCGTATAAACGCTAATATTTGTTATTACACTATAATCAGAcagtgttgaatattgaatattgtaaCAGATTTCCGGAGACCCAAATTCACCAAAACCATACACAGTAATTATGTATGAAATGCTCGTATAATGATATAGCTCTTATGTACCTTCCCTATATTGAGTTGATAGTTTAATTGAGCGTGATTATTACTAAGAAGATATTTAATGATAAGATTGTGTATGTTAGGGGTATAACTCACCTGAGTCGATCAAATACAGCGTAatttgataatcataaaatcaatatgatAGATTATATCTATTAGTTAGAATCATTGGATAGGCTATACAAGTTCTACGTTACTGTTCATTCCAATTTCTGATTCAAGAATAGCTTATTTGATGTTGGGGCTAAATTTCTAAGCCCTGAAACcgatatttcattgaagtCCCTGGCTGAGTTTTCCAGAGGTGCCCATGAGTGGATCGAGGGTGTTCCAGAACTGTTCCTGTATTTCTCAGTGTGGCTGGCTAATACAGTCTAGATCTGACACTGACCCCTAAGACTATCGAGCCACTGATGAAGTTTTCTTtacatcgcgtatgtgatgtTACTTGTGTAGTAATTACCTCAATCAGTCCTATactcattatttctatttctctTTTTAAGGTACACGCATACATCATCAGCGCGTTGAGGAAGGAAATGCCAACGATGTTTGGTAAAGACAATAAAAAGAGAGAACTGATTAAAAATCTTGATCAAATCTACTCTTCGATACAACGCGAACATAATATATCATTAggtataataatatttatacagTTTTACTTGTACTCGAATATCTATAGGATATTACTTATTGTCCagatttttaattcattttcaaaaagggcAGTATGACAAAAAATAAGGGGTAAAAGAAGacaattttttatgtttttggAGGGGTGTTTTTGCTATGAAGTCACTGTCAGAATACCCTTTAGCTTAGTTTGCTCTAAACATATTTGTTAAGATCCTCAGATGTTGTTCCTTCGTGTAATCTGTATTAAATTGttcattttatatacatttaaCAGGAGATTTCCCGGAGAAGAAGAAAATGCAGGAACTATTGGAACATCATGACTTCACGAAGTTCCACGCGTTGAAACCGAAGCTGATCGAAGCCGTCGATAAGATGTTGTGCGACGATATTTCACGTTTGATGGCGATGATTCCGCAAGAAGAACGAGCGAGTATCGACATCGTGAATACGGTTAAAGGGGGCGCTTTCGAAAACTACGATGAGACACCGTTCGGAATCGGTAATCTCGAGGGAATCAACGCCGGTCAGGGCGAGAGCGAATGGATCTGCGCGCGGAAACGAGATAAAACGGATCGCGTGTTCGACACGTTGGATCCGATCGACGGCAAGATCAGCGGCGCGAAGGCCAAACGagaaatgatgaattcgaGATTACCGAACAATACATTGGCTCGTATCTGGAAGCTATCCGATATAGACCGGGATGGAATGTTAGACGCCGATGAATGGGCGTTGGCTAGTCATCTTatcgaaatgaaattaaacgaCCAAATAGAAATACCTAGCGTGTTACCGCAACATTTAATACCACCATCCAAAcgagaattcctcgattaaaaTACTGTTTTTACGATGAattgtgctgctgctgctgctttaGTCGGAAAAATTGCTTTTAAACTGTGATTGTTGTAACTGTAGATGCAACAGGATTGGGGGGATGATACAGTTATGATTTTACAGGTAGGCCTTCAATGGCTCAATATCCTCCGTTAATCACGACGTCTAACGGCAATATCGGCATAAAGGATTTAATTATGtgaatacagtggaacctcattacaacAAACTTGAGAGGACGAGAAATTCTGTTTGTTTCATTACATCCagtcagtatgaaataagtaaaaTCGTCctatttgagatgaaattctaggtttgttATAGATGAGAAATCGTTTTATCCAAGGTCGTTTTAACGAGGTTACGTCGTATGTTACAGACAAAATATCCATAAGTGTATCGTTACACTTTGTCTAACTCAGAACTGCCAAGCTCTGGCAAAATTAGCCCgcaatcagaaaatgatacGAGCCATTCAAAAGTGCGAGTCAGGCAAGGTTTTCCTTTATATGTATATCAGTATGTAAATAACTGCATGTATGGACAATAAAATGCTCTCTTATCTCTATCTATAGTCATATGGGTGACAGTAATGATTATATAAGCTGTTGATCAGCTTTATACGTTACATATAATGCATATGGCATAGTAAAACTTAACACTCAAATTATCGTCGTCAGATATTCAGAATAATATGACCCAGAATAACCTAATACTGTAtatgcatttatatttatGCACTGAGTTTGGTTTATTTTGTCACCACTAAACATAGATTTTTTGTCTGaattatagatatataaatataggTAGGCCTTTGGGAATAGAGAATACTCTAGTGTTCAGCACAGTTCAAAAACAAGTTATTTCTCATTTGGGATTGATGTAGAAAATCAGcgggtcaaatatttttttaagcTAAGTCCATTGGGGTAATTAATTACTGGGTGAGGAGAACAAATGTTTTCTTTGACGCGAAGATCATTGATATATCTATTAACACGTTTTATGAACTTCATGACTTCTACAGAAACAATAGATCAGGCACTCGCTAACTAATAACTCTTCATCTACGATAATACTAACAATACTAACTATAAACAGTTGCACTTTCTTCATCTATCAAATACTTATATTAATCTATGTACATAATTGAGATGTATTTTTTCACGAATGAATAAGAATTTTATTGCCCACGACTTGCTTTCGTTTGTAGAAATTCTGCCCCTGAGTAAAGCGTGCAATATGACAATGATATTAAAAGGCAAAAACTACTTTCATAGATGAAAGAAAAACTCATTTGTGAAAATCAAGAACCTCGCATAAGTAGTGTCGCAATGACTAGTAGTGTTTTTGATGAAGTATTTTAATATATACCctattgatatcaaattaatgatattttgattattttaaaGCTGAAAACATGAAGACATATGGACGTATGTATAGTTAGATATTATCACTGTGGTCTGCTACATGTTGAATAATAGTGTTAGGAGGTGCTTTTACAAGTGGATATCTCTTTATTTAGTATTATTCCACTGAAAGTGGTTATAGGAAGGTGTTCAATAAATGCACGTCGATTTACGTTTATTTCTATGCATTAAGTGTAATTATTTCTAGTAGTTTACTGCAGTAGCTATTGCAAAATCTTTGGCTGTGAAAACGTGTAATGCCTTTAACTGTGGCGGAACCATGTCGTCAATATCGTGGAATTCAGTCTCATACTGAGTGAGGTTTGATAACAATAGAAATTCGACCCtatataagataaaatcctCCAATACAAAAGTAAAACAAGTCTGAAAGGTTTCCATGAGTTAATATTATAACTTACGCTCTTGatttgtgggattttatctatCATAGCTACACAATGGACAGAGTGTTTCAAGGTTAGGAATTTGACCTCTTTTTTGTGAACGTCTGTCATAAAGGGGTGGGTGTGAGGGGCAGTGTGATTTGTACAGGTATATATGCCAGGTTGCAGTGCGTATAAGAATTTCTCACGACAGTTCTGGTTGATGCATGTTTAAACCCGATATTATTCATGGAAAATTAGTTTTATTAGATgaatattattgttatataaAGTAtgttataaaaataaatgaatgtataCATGTGAATGTATATTATACCAGTAATACTGATGTCTATGTGTGGTTAGTtggtgattgttttgaatgCGACAGCTGGAATATTCCTCCAtcgaatattcattttatataataCTCGACTCTGAGCCGGTAGCCTACTGTTCGGAGTATAATCAGCAAATTTGTATTCTAAAAAATGAGTTTGGAATTGTTTTTGTAAAACGTATGAGTCATGATCCAATTGGAAAGTGTTACATTTCCTGTTCTGTGACTACACAATGCGTTCTTATAAAGATCCCTATACTACTGATGACAAGGAGGCTGACAGAAAATGTATCGATAGTTTGAACCGTCTTGCTGAATGTAAAGATACCTGCTTATGTGATATCAGATATCCGATTCGAAAAATAAGTCAAACTCGGTTAAATCATCATGAATTAAGTGGTCTGTATTTTTTAGCCCCAATTTccatttactaagtgtaagtcatcgacgtaatgataataatagctGTGATGACTTAAAATCATAGCAGTGATGACTTAAGTGAGTTGACTATAGACTCCATCtcatatatacaatataataAACACAGCTATTAGAATTTGTTTcatgaataaatagattattatttttatggtacagaaatatcaatagaaatatgtaaaaaaaacaacaaattaagCTCTACAAAATAATAGATAAATCACTTAAACTAACGATATTACATTAGGCGGATGACGAGCGAACAGCGGTGCAACATATCTGATAAAACTAACATTCTCTCTTTCAATATAACAGCAATATTGAAGTTAATCAGGAAGTATAAATGATTAAAACGTGTTGAAACCTCATTGCTATTAATACGTGAATCAAAAACTTCACGAGCATGGAAATAATATTATTCTTCCTGGTCTAGAAAATTATGCATTTGTTGACTTTGGCGAGTGGACAAACCAATATACGTATCATCAAATAAGGAGATAGAGAGAAAGTGCAGACAGTCATCCccagaggagaggggagatcGGGGGCTAGGGATTATTCGTCTAATTGACAGAGTAATGCAACTCCTCTCATGACCCAGAAATCTGCGTATAAATCCGTCGGAATATTAACAGCTGTGACAAAGTTCGTAGAATGGCCGGTAGATGATAGCGAACCGGCTCGGGCAGACGTCCTGTATAACGGACATATATACGTGTCTTTATACGGTTCAACGCATTCGGAATCTTCTGGTAAACTCAGCGATGATTTCTCCGATTTTCCCGGACTTATCGACGTCACCTGAaatcaatacaatacaattagATATAAATTCTCCACCAGAGaaaatgatatattcattttatacgACCGATGATGTGGCAGTTAacattcaaatttttcaatccGCTCATAACGATTTTTAATCCTCTCATGAACTAGAAACATATTCATAAAATGAACCGACAGACCCGAGATAAATCATACAGAGTTTAAAACTGAGGATTATTTACTGGTACCTGTTCGGGGATAAAATGGATCTCCGGCAACCGATGAAATCGCTGCCCTGGTAACGATTCGTTTAATGCCTCTGTAGTGACGTCCCAGCGTGCTCCGTCAATAAACAAACCACAAACTAAGACCCCGTCATCGGGAGGTGTACCAGCCTGTCAACAAAAAAACATAGTCATCTTTAAAATAGCTAAAAATACCTTCATCCCGCTGAATATGAAAAACACAaacatgaaaatgtttttgtgtAAGAGATACTAATCCTTATTTGTACATGCAGTGAACCGCACCTTACTCAGACATACCTAACTCGGAATTTTGACAAACTCTGACAAAAACGAGATTTATCTGATTTCCTACCTTATTTTTCCGATCCCTAATTAGGACTTTGCTTACCTCAGAACCAATTTCACCGAATAGGTGagttttactgtatttcatCGATGGTCACTTACCTTAAAAGCGTAGTCTTTAAcgttgattttaattttcgcATCGTTAAGTATTTCATCGGGGACGCTATCGTTGAGAACTTTGAATCTGAACGTCAGAGAATCGACTGATACAGCGATTTTACGAGCGTGGTTCTGTAAAACTCCCGTCAGAAAACCTACAATAATCATCAGTAGAAATCGATGAACATCTAGAAAAACTGTAGACTTTTGGCGGAAAATCAAGTCAATAATAACAGAATTCATCCTTGAAAATATTAGGATGcattttgttttagttgtgTTTCTGTTGTGTCTTTATTCTACAAGAATTCATTTGCAGAGAAATTGATTATTGTTTACGAACCTTGAGGAAAGAAAAACGCCGGCAGCCAGAAACTTCTCGGTTCGTAATCGAGTATAAACATATCTTCCAAAGCGTTACCTAGAGACGCGCGTGTTTGTAAAGCTTGAGGTGTTAACTGACGCACCGTACGATCAACTTTACGTAAAACTATCTCCAACCATTTCGCGAAGAAATCGACTCTTTCGATCAAATCTTGAACCCACGGAGATAAAGCTTTACACGATTCATAAGCCATTTGCTACAATAACAGAtgaaagtttctttatttgaGTATTTGATGGTGAAATTTGAATCTTATTAGCGCCAAAAATTTAATGTAGAATCCTTCACTTGGGACTGACAGGCATTTTGTTATAAGCCTAACAGTTTTTGTTATGGCATATGAGAAGAATTGTTACATTGGTTTTTGACTTAAGGTAACTGGCTTTTTGCCGCTATACACAGACAAAGCAGCAAA
It includes:
- the LOC141908538 gene encoding protein yippee-like 5, which codes for MGRIFLNHIGGSRLFSCASCDTPLTNRSELISTRFTGATGRAFLFNRVVNLNYSEVQDRVMLTGRHMVRDVLCKSCDAKLGWIYEFATEENQRYKEGRVILERALITESEGFEEHPPGNISSSPSSDNNN
- the LOC141906502 gene encoding EH domain-containing protein 3-like — encoded protein: MFSWIKSEGKKEPEVYENVVGGLAKLYKTRLLPLEEYYRFHDFHSPVLDDPDFSAKPMILLVGQYSTGKTTFIRYLLESDFPGIRIGPEPTTDRFIAVMHNDTEGVVPGNALVVDPKKQFKPLESFGNAFLNRFQCSQLPNAVLESISIIDTPGILSGEKHRIDRGYNFTGVLEWFAERVDRIVLLFDAHKLDISDEFRRSIEALKGYDDKIRIVLNKADGIDHQQLMRVYGALMWSLGKVLNTPEVCRVYIGSFWDQPLIYDSNRKLFELEEHDLFHDLQSLPSNAALRKLNDLIKRARLAKVHAYIISALRKEMPTMFGKDNKKRELIKNLDQIYSSIQREHNISLGDFPEKKKMQELLEHHDFTKFHALKPKLIEAVDKMLCDDISRLMAMIPQEERASIDIVNTVKGGAFENYDETPFGIGNLEGINAGQGESEWICARKRDKTDRVFDTLDPIDGKISGAKAKREMMNSRLPNNTLARIWKLSDIDRDGMLDADEWALASHLIEMKLNDQIEIPSVLPQHLIPPSKREFLD